The following nucleotide sequence is from Aspergillus luchuensis IFO 4308 DNA, chromosome 1, nearly complete sequence.
AGTCGGGTGATCCCGTTCGGCCGGTCATCATTACCCGGCGGGGTGGTGCTCTCCCCTGCGACGGCCATCTCCACCTGCATGCGTGAAATGAACTCCAAGATCGCCGTCACCCGTCGCTTCATCTCGTTCATGGTAGTTCGTTGGTTCACGTAGCGGGGCCGGCTGGGCTTGCCCGATTCACTGCTGTTGATGTGTGTCCCGTTGACACCCACCCGTGGCGAGTCTCCTCCTAGATCATGCGACTGTCCACGCCGCGGCGACCGTGTTGTTGAGTCGGTGCCGTTGGTGTCACGATCGCGAGTATATTGATTCCGTCCGATGCGACCGCCACGGCGTGCAGGCGGGCGGCCGGATTTGCGAGTGGACGGACGCGAAGGTGCAGCTTCTTGAGCAGGGGCAGGCGTTTCCTCCGGACTGGGCTGCTTCGGTTCGGGTTCGCTCGCATTAGGTTTGGTTGGGGATCCTGCTTCATGGTCGGACTCGGCGTCTTTGACAGTTAGCCTAATAATATGATATTGACGATGAGCAGCAccactcaccatcacccttcTGTCGCTCCGAACGGCTTTTCCTACGAGGTGGAGCCTCTGGCTGCTCCGCTTCGGGTTCTTCAGGTTCTTTGGTTTCCTTATCACGCTGGCTGCGTGAAGCGGCTCTCTGCCGCCGGACGCCATTGGTGGCAGGTTTCTTCGACTCATCCTCCGAGACAGGCTGTGAAGCAGGGTTACTTTTCGAAACGGCACCCGGCGAGGGAGAGCTCGTGCGCTGTCGCTTAGTCGCTTGTTTTTGTCTGTTGTCATGTTAGCGTGATCACCAGTGCGACATTCAACGAGCAATGTTCAACGTACGCTTCACTGTCACTGCGACTTCTCTTGGGCCTCCGGGCCGCAATATCATCACCAGCTGGTTTATTATCCTCTTTGCTCTCTTCGATGGCCCGCCGCAgctgttcttcttcgtcataaGCGGCATCACGGCTGTTCATCGTTGACCGTCTCTTAGGATTGGTAGGATCATTGTGTCGTGGTTTTGGTTCCTTGGCTCGTCTGGATGTTTCCCGCGACGATTCTCGCGACGAGGGAGCAgtagaagggggaggagcgACAGGAAGGTACTGGGACGAGTATGATCTGCGAGATCGTAAGCGAATATGCCACATGCTGAGAAATAGCAAATAACCAGAGACGACAACACAAGCGACCAGCTTAAAAATTTAACTCTGGCAGCAAGAACAGACGCAACAAGGAtcgaggagagagaaaaggcaTCAGCTTACCCGTTTGTTTCGCTAATGATTTTATGGAGGTCCTTGCGACACTCTTCACAAAAGTACTCATCGGGGCTCATAGCCTCGTCCATGATCCCCACACAGCCACCATGCTGCCAGACTTTGCACGAATCACATTGGATGAACATGCTCCCGATCTCGTCTGGCAACAAGTCTGATGCGTCTGCGGTAAGATTGAATGCCTCATCTTTGATACCGGCACGCAAACCATTGCGCCGACTTAGGTCAcgtcgagaaggaggcagaCCCGGGTACTCCTGTTGTCCACAGAGACACCGGGtaatctcttcctcttcgtcctcttcctccccgtcatcgtcgtcaccaTCCTCAAGTCTCATATGGTGATCattatcctcctccccccgaGCACGCTGTCGCTGGCGTGTTTCTCGAAAGTCACTTTTCGAGCCTGTGTCGGCATCGTCGATCGACTGGGACCGATTGGTGGAGGAGCGCTGAGGGGAGGAGATTTTATGATTCGACCGGGTGCTTCTTTCGCGAGCCATGGaattggaggagctggaggagtttGTATGCTGAAGAATAGCTGGAGAGGGCTGGTTGCGTGCACGAGAGGAACGACGAGGCGTCATAATGGACGGAGGTTATTAGCGGGGGAGAGGGCAGAGCGACCGAACTCTGACAATAAAACGGTCGTAAGGTatggagggatgggagggaaaaTAGGATAGGGGTTCAGAAAGAGAGTGGACAacgtcaaggagaagaagcctgcGCGTGAGCGAGCTGTCGCACACGGGTGGAGAGCTGAGGGAGTCGACCACGCCTCAGACAAGTGGTTAAGGATGACAAGAGATGCAGCAGAGGGAAAAAAGCCGGCAAGTCAAGGACAGAGGAATGCCAATTGGAACCAAAGGGGAAAAGACATCCAAGAACTGCGCCTGCGAGCTTGAACGAAGACCGAGGACTACATAGTCTGTGAAATTGCAGGAAAagggttggtggggaggagaaaaaggaagaggaggagcgagaaagagggaaacgGACCCAGAATGAGAGCGTGAGTGACGGCCGGCCGCCGGAACGGGTTTTGAGCTGCGCGCCTTTGCGGTCAACGCGCATTGGCCGTTTCCCCGCtctatttctctctctctttctcccctctctgtctctgcgcGCGCGCGCTGTTCTCATCGACTTTCACTCTTCTCGCACGACTTATTGATC
It contains:
- a CDS encoding putative transcriptional regulator (Cti6) (BUSCO:EOG09260NE0;~COG:B;~EggNog:ENOG410QDBI;~InterPro:IPR011011,IPR001965,IPR019787,IPR003903;~PFAM:PF00628) is translated as MTPRRSSRARNQPSPAILQHTNSSSSSNSMARERSTRSNHKISSPQRSSTNRSQSIDDADTGSKSDFRETRQRQRARGEEDNDHHMRLEDGDDDDGEEEDEEEEITRCLCGQQEYPGLPPSRRDLSRRNGLRAGIKDEAFNLTADASDLLPDEIGSMFIQCDSCKVWQHGGCVGIMDEAMSPDEYFCEECRKDLHKIISETNGSYSSQYLPVAPPPSTAPSSRESSRETSRRAKEPKPRHNDPTNPKRRSTMNSRDAAYDEEEQLRRAIEESKEDNKPAGDDIAARRPKRSRSDSEAQKQATKRQRTSSPSPGAVSKSNPASQPVSEDESKKPATNGVRRQRAASRSQRDKETKEPEEPEAEQPEAPPRRKSRSERQKGDDAESDHEAGSPTKPNASEPEPKQPSPEETPAPAQEAAPSRPSTRKSGRPPARRGGRIGRNQYTRDRDTNGTDSTTRSPRRGQSHDLGGDSPRVGVNGTHINSSESGKPSRPRYVNQRTTMNEMKRRVTAILEFISRMQVEMAVAGESTTPPGNDDRPNGITRLLSENQLLSSAIESAGLEGGSMAQPAAEKDFKDLSSVEMMDVLTRHLLKWQQEYGKFGER